The following coding sequences are from one Hyphomicrobiales bacterium window:
- a CDS encoding NAD(P)-dependent oxidoreductase: MRIAFLGTGLMGLPMARRLIAAGHELTIWNRSPDRAAPLGDIAKVCASPSEAATDAELVIAMLLDGPAVRSVLLDQGVLDAMPSGGLVIDMGSVDPATDRALADAAKVRGLDYLDAPVSGGVVGAEAGTLSIFVGGTEAAVRRAAPVLEVLGRPKHLGPSGAGQIAKLANQVIVATTIGAVAEGFRLAQAGGCDLAALREALMGGFADSRILELHGARMVASDYAPGGRSATQLKDLDNAAAQAEATDLDLPLTQATRDAFRDLVDHHDGAELDHAAYFHWLTVR, encoded by the coding sequence ATGAGGATCGCATTTTTGGGGACAGGCTTGATGGGACTGCCAATGGCTCGGCGCTTGATAGCAGCCGGACATGAGCTAACCATCTGGAACCGCTCGCCCGATCGTGCCGCCCCCCTAGGAGATATTGCCAAAGTTTGCGCTTCTCCGTCCGAAGCCGCAACGGACGCCGAGTTGGTGATCGCCATGCTTCTGGATGGACCAGCCGTGCGATCGGTGTTGCTCGACCAAGGCGTGCTTGACGCCATGCCATCGGGTGGTCTGGTGATCGACATGGGATCGGTCGATCCAGCGACCGATCGCGCATTGGCCGATGCGGCCAAGGTTCGCGGCCTCGATTATCTCGATGCGCCGGTTTCGGGCGGCGTTGTTGGCGCAGAGGCCGGAACCTTGTCGATATTCGTCGGTGGAACGGAAGCGGCAGTGCGCCGCGCCGCGCCCGTCTTAGAGGTTCTCGGACGGCCAAAACATCTTGGCCCGTCAGGCGCTGGGCAGATCGCCAAGCTGGCCAATCAGGTGATCGTTGCCACCACCATTGGCGCCGTCGCTGAAGGCTTTCGTTTGGCACAGGCCGGTGGCTGCGACTTGGCCGCCCTACGCGAGGCGCTGATGGGCGGCTTTGCCGATAGCCGTATTCTGGAGCTGCATGGCGCGCGCATGGTGGCGTCCGATTACGCCCCTGGCGGTCGGTCGGCCACGCAACTGAAAGACCTCGACAATGCCGCAGCCCAAGCCGAAGCAACCGACCTTGATTTGCCCCTGACTCAGGCCACGCGTGATGCGTTTCGCGATTTGGTCGACCATCATGATGGTGCCGAATTGGACCACGCAGCCTACTTCCACTGGCTCACGGTTCGGTAA
- a CDS encoding ATP-binding cassette domain-containing protein, producing MSSPFLCLSDVSKNYPVGQRRLGRPQKVVQAVDQVSVTMAKGETLGLVGESGCGKSSLARLIMRLEEPSSGTITLDGVDMATLSKTELKAQRRRFQMVFQDPYASLNPRMRVRASLAEALVNYRYGSKADINARVEELAGQVGLSSYHLDRFPHELSGGQCQRVGLARAIALEPDLIVADEPVSALDVSIQAQILNLIMRLQKSMGLTLVFVSHDLSVVAHVADRVAVMYLGRIVETGPVHEVFKSPKHPYTQTLLAAIPTPTPDRRGEKADVTGELPSPLSPPSGCHFRTRCHYAQPRCGQDVPALRLFGEAQQVACHFAEDFASPGLIGVRDDDIEHVGSNAL from the coding sequence ATGAGTTCACCGTTCCTCTGCCTGTCTGACGTTTCAAAAAACTATCCGGTTGGGCAGCGACGGCTTGGCCGCCCGCAGAAGGTTGTGCAGGCCGTCGACCAAGTGTCGGTCACCATGGCCAAAGGCGAAACGCTGGGCCTGGTCGGTGAAAGCGGCTGCGGAAAATCATCGCTTGCCCGTTTGATCATGCGGCTTGAGGAACCAAGCAGCGGTACCATCACACTTGATGGTGTCGACATGGCAACGCTAAGCAAGACCGAGTTGAAGGCGCAGCGCCGCCGCTTTCAGATGGTCTTTCAGGATCCCTATGCCTCCCTCAACCCGCGCATGCGGGTGCGCGCAAGCCTTGCCGAAGCGCTGGTCAATTACCGCTATGGATCCAAGGCGGACATCAACGCTCGTGTCGAGGAACTGGCCGGGCAGGTGGGTTTGAGTAGCTACCATCTTGACCGCTTCCCCCACGAGCTTTCTGGCGGTCAGTGCCAACGGGTGGGTCTGGCCCGTGCGATCGCGCTGGAGCCTGATCTTATCGTCGCCGATGAGCCCGTTTCTGCGCTGGATGTTTCCATTCAGGCGCAAATTCTCAATCTTATCATGCGCTTGCAGAAAAGTATGGGGCTGACGCTGGTCTTCGTTTCCCATGATCTGTCTGTCGTTGCCCACGTGGCCGACAGGGTGGCAGTCATGTATCTGGGCAGGATTGTGGAGACCGGACCGGTTCATGAGGTCTTCAAGTCTCCCAAACACCCGTACACACAGACGTTGCTGGCGGCGATCCCGACACCAACGCCAGACCGGCGCGGCGAAAAAGCCGATGTCACAGGCGAACTGCCAAGCCCTCTTTCTCCGCCATCAGGGTGTCATTTCCGCACCCGCTGTCACTATGCCCAACCCAGATGCGGGCAAGATGTTCCAGCTTTGCGTCTCTTCGGTGAGGCACAACAGGTTGCCTGTCATTTCGCTGAAGATTTCGCATCGCCCGGTCTCATCGGGGTCCGCGACGATGACATAGAACACGTTGGCAGCAACGCGCTGTGA
- a CDS encoding alpha/beta fold hydrolase: MIDPIVFLPGLQSDHRSWVYQIAHFQNRHPVIVAEGFHNQDSLAGMARIILPQLPERFHLVAWSMGGYVAFQLLPEIADRLLSLALIATSARADSAQSTRNRHRQIEVARRKGIGFLNRANQALNCVDASLLDTPPFRAMTDAAVEIGLEAYEKQQKAIIAREDATDRLALITCPTVVIVGDADTTTPPEEARIIHNTIAGSTFHEIPASGHSVPLEKPTQVNQLIDAVIAQGK, encoded by the coding sequence GTGATTGACCCGATTGTCTTCCTTCCGGGCCTGCAGTCGGATCACCGTTCCTGGGTGTATCAAATTGCACACTTCCAAAATCGCCATCCCGTCATCGTCGCAGAAGGCTTTCATAACCAGGACAGTCTGGCTGGGATGGCCCGTATCATTCTGCCGCAACTGCCGGAGCGGTTTCATCTGGTGGCTTGGTCGATGGGCGGATACGTGGCCTTTCAATTGCTGCCGGAGATTGCTGACCGGCTACTCAGCCTGGCTTTGATCGCCACATCGGCGCGTGCGGATTCCGCACAGAGCACTCGCAATCGCCACCGGCAGATCGAGGTGGCACGCCGCAAAGGAATCGGGTTTCTCAATCGCGCCAATCAGGCGTTGAACTGTGTTGACGCTTCGCTGCTAGACACTCCGCCATTTCGTGCAATGACCGATGCTGCGGTGGAAATTGGTCTTGAAGCCTATGAGAAACAGCAAAAGGCCATCATCGCCCGTGAAGACGCGACCGACCGGCTGGCATTGATAACCTGTCCCACCGTGGTCATCGTCGGCGACGCCGACACGACAACGCCGCCTGAAGAAGCCCGTATCATTCACAACACCATAGCTGGATCAACGTTTCACGAGATACCGGCAAGTGGCCACAGCGTACCGCTTGAGAAGCCAACGCAGGTGAACCAGCTAATCGACGCTGTGATAGCGCAGGGCAAATGA